The Halostagnicola larsenii XH-48 region GCGAGTGGAAGGACCAGCCGGATCGGTGGCACGCCAACGGAACGTAAACGGCGGCACAGAAAATACGGCTTACCGGTCGAACTCGAGGTCGTCGCTCTCGACGAGTTCGCCGAAGAGCCACTCGGCGTGTTCGAGCGCGTACTCTCGGTGATCCGCTTCGATCGCGCCGATGCAGTCTTCGACCATGATCGGCCGGAAGTCTCGAAGGCCCGCGCTGCCGCCCGTGTGAAGAACGCAGACGTTCGCGAGCGTTCCACAGAGCACCAGATCATCGATGCCGCGGGCGTCTAACCACCCCTCGAGTTCGGTCTGATAGAACGCATCGTAGGTGTGCTTTTCGACGACGTGATCGTCCGCTTCGACCGCGAGTTCGTCGACGAGTTCGGCGTCCCACGATCCCTCGAGAACGTGTTCGCCCCACTGCTCGAACTCGTCGTAGTAGTGGGCGTCCGCGAACTGCTCGGGCGGGTGCACGTCGCGCGTGTAGACGATCCGCGCCCCCGCCGTTCGAGCGCGCGATACCAGCTCGGTAATCGGTTCGATCACCGTCTCGCTCCCCGGTGCGTACAGCGATCCGTCGGGGTGACAGAAGCCGTTTTGCATGTCGACCACGACGACCGCGGTGCTCTCTGGCTCGAGGTCCATGCGCGTGTCTACGCGCACGATCGCAAAAGCGTTCGCGGTCGGAGTGCGTTCGTGATGTTCGAGCGCTCGCGGTGCGTAGTGCGCTCGTAGCCAAACGCGTTCGTGGTGCGGCGTTTGATGGAGGAGCGCCGCAGTTGTGCCATCTGTCGACCGGTGTCCGAAGTGTACCGTCTCCTTCTCGGCGGGACTGACCGTCGTTCTTTTCACACCCGCTTGCGAACTGACGTGTATCTCGCTGAAATGAACCGGACGCGACCGCGCGTTGTTGCTCTCGCAGTTCTCGCCTCGGCGATCGTACTGCTGGTGCTCGTCGCCGGTCCGGGACTGCCGCTCCTGTCGATCGCCGACGATCCGACGCAGGACCGGCCCGCCGATCCGTCGACCGAAGATACCGTGGGCTACGTCGACGGTTACTGGTACGACGATGAACTCTCGGTCGACCGGAGCGACGATGCGACCGTCTCCGAGGACGATCTCGAGGCCGTCGTTAGCCGATCGATGGCCCGCGTCGAGACCATTCGCGGCCTGACCTTCGAGGAAGACGTCTCGGTCGACGTGATCTCTCGGCAGGAGTATCGGACCCAAAACGACACGTCAATCGCGGATCCGACCGCCGACCAGCGCCTCCAGTCAAACCTTCGGCTCGAGGCGCTGTTCATGGCCGATCGCGAGACCAGCGCGATCGACGAACAACAATCGCTGTACGACGGCTCGGTTGCCGGCTATTACGATCCGGAAACCGACGAGATCGTCGTCGTCTCGGAGGACCCGGACGATCCGGCCCTGGACGAACTGACGCTCGGGCACGAACTCGTCCACGCGCTGCAGGATCAACACCACGATCTGACGAGTTACGAGCGCGAGACGCAAGATCAGGCCAACGCCAAGAACGGCCTGATCGAGGGGGACGCGGTCTGGGTCGAAAACCGGTACGAAACGCGCTGTAGCGAGGACTGGGCCTGTACCCTCCCGTCGACGAACTCGCAAGGGGACCAGCCCGAACCCAACTGGGGGCTCTACCTCACGATCTTCCAGCCCTACGACGACGGTCCCGACTACGTCGACGCGGTGCTCGGCGAGGGTGACTCGCGAGACTGGGACGCCCTCGACGGCGCCTACGACGACCCGCCGGCGAGCTCTTCCGAGGTGATCCGTCCCGGCGAGGACCGCGAACCGCGAGACGTCGACGTCGAGGACCGCTCGAGCGAGAACTGGACCCAACACGAGATCGACGGTGCGGTCGCGAACGATTCGCTCGGCGAGGCGACGATGGTGTCGATGTTCGCCGCCGACGGCCTCGCCGGCGAGGAGTCGGTCATCGAGGCCGACGAGTTGCTCCCCGACGGCCCCTACGGAACGATCGAGAACATCGACTACGACCACGAGGTGACTGACGGTTGGGCCGGCGACGAACTCGTCACCTACGTCGGCGAGAACGAGTCGATCGAGGAAAGCGGCTACGTCTGGGAGACCGAGTGGGAATCGACGACCGAAGCCGAGCAGTTCCTCGAGGGCTACCTCGAGTTGCTCTCCTTACACGGCGCGGAAGACGTCGACGGTCACCGGAACACCTTCGCGATCGAGGACGAAGACGGCTATCCCGGCGCGTACTACCTTGAGAACGACGGCGAGCGCGTGACTATCGTTCGCGGTCCCTCCGCCGGAGCGGTCTCGGAAATCGATGCCGGAAGCGCCCCCGAAGGCGACGATACGCTCGAGCTGGACGCGGACGCGCCGGATTCGGGAGCTGACGATGAATCCGGCCCGGACGACTCAAATGCGAACGACGGCGAGCCGATATCCGGATTCGGCCCCACCGTTGCCGTCGTCGCGTTGCTGGTCGCGACGCTCGCTGCCCGCCTGTCCCGATGATCGAGTGCGGAGAGGCACCCGTTACGCCCGATTGGGTTCGGCCCGCCCCGGGTCGCGGTGCCGACGCCGGCTGGCACCCGAAGACGGGTAGCTTTTTCGCCCTCCGTCGGAAAGCGAGGGTATGTCGAACCCGTTCGAGACAGTCACGTCGGAGGCGATTCTCGAGGGCACCGCGACCGACGCCTACTTCGATCGGACGCGGACGACCCTCGAGCACGCGGGGAAGAATCCTCACGTCGTCGCCGAAGTGACCGCAGATCAGTTTCCGACCGGCGAGTTTCAGGTACTCACCGGCATCGCCGACATCGCGACGCTGTTCGAAGGCCGCGCCGTCGATATCGACGCCTTGCCGGATGGCCAACTCTTCGACGGCGGCCCGGTCGTCCGAATCGAGGGCCCGTACCTCGAGTTCGCCGAACTCGAGACCGCCCTGCTCGGCTTTCTTTCCCAACCGAGTGGCTTCGCGACCGCGGCACTCGAGGCCAGACTCGCCGCACCCGACTCGACGCTGCTCTCGTTCGGTGCGCGCCACGTTCTCCCGACGACCGCGACGGCTGTCGAACGCGCCGCCATCCTCGCGGGATTCGACGGATTCTCGCACGTCGCCGCAGGTGAACTGCTCGAGCGCGAGGCCAGCGGGACGATGCCCCACGCGCTCATGTTCGCCTTCGGCGAAGGCAATCAGGCCGACGCCTGGCGGGCGTTCGACGAGGCGGTCCCCGAAGACGTGCCCCGAATCGCGCTCACGGATACCTTCTGGGACGAAAAGAGCGAAACGTTGCTCGCCGCGGAAACGCTCGGCGACCGCCTCGACGGCGTCCGCCTCGATACCACCGGGTCTCGACGCGGCGATTTCAGACACATCGTTCGGGAGATTCGGTGGGAACTCGACGCTCGAGGCTTCGAAGACGTCGATATCTTCTGTAGCGGCGGGATCGGCCCGACATCGATTCGAAATTTGCGCGATATCGCCGACGGGTTCGGTGTCGGCAGCCACATCACGAACAGGGATCCGCTCGATTTCAGCCTTGACATCGTCGAACTCGAGGATGAACCCGTCTCGAAGCGCGGGAAACTCTCCGGCGTGAAAGACGTCTACCGAACCGCAGACGGCGGCCACCACGTCGCGCTCGCGAACGGCGACGCACCCGAGGATGCACAATCGCTGTTCGAGCCGCTAGTTCGCGACGGCGAGATCGTTCGAGAGCAGGATCTCGAAAAAGCGAGCGACCGCTGTCTCGCGGACGCCGCGGCGGTCGGATTCGGCGAGTCTTCGAGCTAGCGCAGGTTTCTATCGTCGTCGTTCTCGACGGTCTTTGCGGTCGTTTTTCTGGTGGCTTTGTAGTTCCCACTCTCGCGGTTCGATGTGCCGTGAACGGACGAAGCCGCAGGCTCACCGACGAGTTTCCTCACGAAATCGAGTTACCGATTATACCTGCTCGACGCTGCCGTCGGCCTCGCGCTCGCGGAAGACCTGTCCTTCGAAGAGCGTGACGACGATATCGTCGT contains the following coding sequences:
- a CDS encoding cysteine hydrolase family protein codes for the protein MDLEPESTAVVVVDMQNGFCHPDGSLYAPGSETVIEPITELVSRARTAGARIVYTRDVHPPEQFADAHYYDEFEQWGEHVLEGSWDAELVDELAVEADDHVVEKHTYDAFYQTELEGWLDARGIDDLVLCGTLANVCVLHTGGSAGLRDFRPIMVEDCIGAIEADHREYALEHAEWLFGELVESDDLEFDR
- a CDS encoding Hvo_1808 family surface protein; the encoded protein is MNRTRPRVVALAVLASAIVLLVLVAGPGLPLLSIADDPTQDRPADPSTEDTVGYVDGYWYDDELSVDRSDDATVSEDDLEAVVSRSMARVETIRGLTFEEDVSVDVISRQEYRTQNDTSIADPTADQRLQSNLRLEALFMADRETSAIDEQQSLYDGSVAGYYDPETDEIVVVSEDPDDPALDELTLGHELVHALQDQHHDLTSYERETQDQANAKNGLIEGDAVWVENRYETRCSEDWACTLPSTNSQGDQPEPNWGLYLTIFQPYDDGPDYVDAVLGEGDSRDWDALDGAYDDPPASSSEVIRPGEDREPRDVDVEDRSSENWTQHEIDGAVANDSLGEATMVSMFAADGLAGEESVIEADELLPDGPYGTIENIDYDHEVTDGWAGDELVTYVGENESIEESGYVWETEWESTTEAEQFLEGYLELLSLHGAEDVDGHRNTFAIEDEDGYPGAYYLENDGERVTIVRGPSAGAVSEIDAGSAPEGDDTLELDADAPDSGADDESGPDDSNANDGEPISGFGPTVAVVALLVATLAARLSR
- a CDS encoding nicotinate phosphoribosyltransferase, which produces MSNPFETVTSEAILEGTATDAYFDRTRTTLEHAGKNPHVVAEVTADQFPTGEFQVLTGIADIATLFEGRAVDIDALPDGQLFDGGPVVRIEGPYLEFAELETALLGFLSQPSGFATAALEARLAAPDSTLLSFGARHVLPTTATAVERAAILAGFDGFSHVAAGELLEREASGTMPHALMFAFGEGNQADAWRAFDEAVPEDVPRIALTDTFWDEKSETLLAAETLGDRLDGVRLDTTGSRRGDFRHIVREIRWELDARGFEDVDIFCSGGIGPTSIRNLRDIADGFGVGSHITNRDPLDFSLDIVELEDEPVSKRGKLSGVKDVYRTADGGHHVALANGDAPEDAQSLFEPLVRDGEIVREQDLEKASDRCLADAAAVGFGESSS